The Quercus lobata isolate SW786 chromosome 4, ValleyOak3.0 Primary Assembly, whole genome shotgun sequence genome segment ACCATCGTCCTCCCCACTGCCGGTCCAACAGTCCCCCGACAACCTAATTCTCCCTTACTCCCTCCCTCACTCTCCCTCACACTCCGTCGGCCTTGCCTTCTGCCGCCGACACCACCACCTCCAACAACACAGCCACCGCGGCCATCCTCGGACTCCTTCCCTCCCTCAGCCGCCTGACACACCCCTGACGGTATATCTTCCACTCGTTATTTATTTAGcaccttttatttttgttttttcgtACAATATTTGtcttgggtttttggtttttcaatGATGGGGTTATTCGACAATGAATTGGGCCACAATAGATTTTATTGGTAAGCTCATATAAATATTCAAATCCTGCAATATGTTTTTAGTTGTTTGCTATTGTATCTATGATGTTACTAAATTGGACCctatttgaatttttgggtttcttttacTATAGATTAAAATTTGCCCGGTTCtacatatttgtttttattgcatTCCACATGTTCGATGAAATACCTCTTAGAATTGATATTTgatgtttgggtttgatttttccCACCCCATACCTGATTGTCCACATTGCATCTGAGCTAAACTGACTATTCAAGGCTAAACTGATTTTTCCCACCCCATACCTGAGTGTCTCCCCATGTGCATTGCTGAAAGCTTTCCTTATTTTCATATACATTCAGTCTATTATGAACACCCAACAAGTGTGTGCAGTCGTGTTTCAGTGCATTTGTCTCTGCACATACTGTAGAGCTTAGTATAATGCAATGGCAATAATTGTCAGGAGCCCCCAGGATTGTACTATTCATCAAACTCATTCTGAGCATGAAGTCTTCATTTTGACTTTTCCCTTTAGCATTTAACCAACCTTTTATTTCTTAGAATTTATCCTAGTAATTATCTAGTGTGAAACAAAGGGACTAATATTCAAATACTTAAAAAGAGTTCCAACTAGCTGATTAgcaaaagataaataaatagtcATGGCTTTCATTGCTCAACTTTCTTGACcataaattatattatgcaaGCAAACGTTGGATACTCACTTTTCATGGCTTTCATTGCTCAGTTTTGCATAGTCTGTCTTTATGTTAATTTTGTTAAGATGTCATAGATTCGTGTAATTTGTGTGATTAATTGTATGGTCCCCAGCTGTATCTGTATACTTGGGTGATTCtcttttttgatatcaataagaATTGCAttacttgtcaaaaaaagtTGGATTTTATACTGTGTTGCTGTGAAATGTCAAGTTCTTAAATATTATAACATGTAGAAATAAttctttatcaaaattttaaaaatgaatttatggagtgtatgtgtgttttgtggGACATTGGCTAGTAATAATTAAGCAACCTCTTTAAGGAATGCAACAAATTAAGCAAGCAGAAAAGAGATAAGCCCCTTGTCAACCAATTTTAGCTTGAGATGGTCCTTGTTACATGTAATATATGTGGACTATTAACTTCATATGTGGCATTAGGTGCAATTAATGCACCTCATTCCTCATTAAGTTCAATCCACGTCATTATCAGGTTGCCCATTTTTTATAGCTGAAATTATAGGAGCTGTCATTGAGATGCATGAGCATGAAAGTGCCTTGGAATGTATTTTAGTTAGTCTTTGgattttgaaattaaagaaatagcCATGCTCTATGGATGATGAATTAGTGATCTGCTATTTGCACCAAAGTTAACATTGATAGTATGATTGATGTGTAGGTgtagaaaaaagttttaaacaccCAAAAGTGGCAAGATCACCATCACGCAATTGCTGCAGAAAAGCTGCCAGACTTAAATCCTTTTGTAAGTTTTTGCTTCCTTTTAATTTGCTTCTTCTATTTGATTTGTAAAGAAGAGTTGGGCTTGTCTAATGATCTTCATCGTCCCATTTTTGTTATATCTGTAGCCTTTTGTAAATTCTTGTCActgaattatttaaaaacaaagttttgaatgggtttatatctatatttatttatagctatgaatttattttctcgTGCTCAACCTTTACCATTCTAATGTAAAGAATTATTGTAGTTCTTTGTTTGTATGGATCATattgtttgagttttgttttttcatttattatcaTTTACTTCCTTTAcagttttgtgttttggtttatTATCATTTACTGCTTTTGTAATTTTCTGTTATGCTTTGTGATTACTTAAGTAAAGCTATTACTAATCAAAATGTCATTACTCTATAAATAAGCTTGTTCATGAAGACTAGGAATCATCTTACATaggaatacaaaaaatttaagaagGGACATAGAATACTGTATATACTATATAGACACACATATAACCATAACCAACCCCATAGTTTGGGGGTTAAGTTTCTgttgtttaatttattgaattgggtacccaaaaaaaattgattaagcTTGCAAGTCCGTTTGGTTAGggtgataataaaaagaattgtTATGGGTGTTAAGATACAATGATAATGACTATAGCGTTGATTATTCTAATGTTGAATAGGAATTTAGGAATGGCAATTGGGGAAGTCCTTATGTATGGTGCCTTTGATATTTGATGGCCCTAAAGTTGCAGAtgcacatgtttctttatgATGCTGTTTGGTAATTTAAGTGTTGTCTGAAAAATACAATGTTTTTGcaggttgataattttgtagGTTGATTTTCAAACCACATGCTCatatcttttgattttcatgATGGAAATGATGGACTGTATGTAATTTAAAGTCTTTGGTGTTATCTTTAATGTGAGTTACTAAATTCAATTGTGGATTAGTGAAACTAAATAATATGATTCTTATTCTGTTAAGTGGACATTTTCATGTGGTGGGTCTTTGTTATTGTCAAGGAAGCTAATAGTAGGTAGACATGGCAAGGGAAGGTAAAAGTAAAGGTAGAATCATCACACCAAAAGCTACTCAAGAGATTACTATTCTTTTTCACCCAAAACTGAATGGAGTTTGGACGACTTTTACTGAATACCCAAGATTTGAGTACGAAACTCTATATGCTTGCTATAGAGCTCAACATTTTAAGCATAAGCAACCAAATGAGGAAGCGAAGAAATCATTTGTAGAATTGGTGAAACACTGTTATTTTGATTGGATGTTTCACattaaaaatcctatttttAAGAAGTACATAGAGAAAGAAGATTGTCATAAGAATGGTCCTTCCTTTGTTCCTACACTCTTTTGGAAAAAGATGGTGGATAAATGGATGGATGGAGATTAGGGGGTGAGTATAAATGAAATACATGTCAGGaattctctctatctctcttgcACTCTCTTTAAccattatttgttattatttttataaaagctAATATTCTAATGTATGAACTatgtttaatgttttgttttttttgttttgttttttgtttttttttttttttttaaggatggtACTAGTAGAGATGAAGAGGACAACTCAATCAATAACACGAGGGAGGTTGAAAACAGCTTGGAGGGTAACTCAGAGGAAGACTAGTATAGATCTTGTCATAATTCTATTTGTTTAAGTTTAAAACAAGGTTTAATTTCAGAATTTCTTTgtatattctaaattttaaagtttgaacttatatgaatttttatctttcaattgatcaatttttagtaattattgTACTATTGTAATAtgatagttaaaaaaaattatataaagtaattaaaaataaataaataataaaatatttcaaaaattatataaaatattatcaccaatgacataaaaatttggtcataaataattttatagtaaCGACAAAGTCCCTCTCAATTTATAGAATAGCGATGCCACTTAACCCCTTGCAAAAACATCTTAAGCAACAGCTTAATGTCGTCACTATTATTTCTAACTAATTGCAAGGGGTTAAAAGTcctcacaaataaattttaacgACAGCATTATTTGTCTCTAAAAAGTATGTCGTTAATTTGAAATTCGCAAATAATTAATTGCGAGAGTATAAAGGTTCTCACAAATAGTTGTTAACGACGACTACTCTCCCTCGCTAAAAATAAGTCGTTGACTTTTCTCGTCGtttgataatatatttgtgAGGGCGAATTTGTTCAATAGCGATAGTAGATTGCCCTcgtaaattatttatttgcaAAGGTATGGTTGCAAAATCTCTTTTAGTGACAAGTACAAATACGACAGCCTTCGAGGGCCATATGCCCTCGCTAATAACCTTTTGCGACGATATTTGTACgtggtagattgctaaatatATTGCCAAATAGTGCTATATGGCCATTTTGGTccatatcatcatcatcactttCTTCACATTTTCTGGCTGAAGTGGCACTTCTATTCTTCTTATGATCGCTGATTATATCATTGAgaatttttgtctatttttctGGGCATTTTCATTATCACCTATGGCACATATTTTGAGAGAACAATAGCATATATTTTTAttgctaaaataataaattacaggtaaatatatatatatatatatatatatatatttatagacaCACAAGAACGTTATATTCTTGGGATAAGTTAATCCTTACAGAAAATTCTGCAAACTAAATCTATTCAGACAAATTAGGGAGAGACAATAATACACATgagaaaacaaattaatattcaTTGGTTTCTTCTAAAACTAAATATCCAATTGCTCTCCAAATATCCTCCTCAAAGCCATTATAGACAATCATGGGAAACTCTAGATATTGAAGAAAAACGCTAGTACTCAAAAGCCAAGAGTAGGAGCAAAACAACTGATTCAGGTTAgggttttattaattaaaatcagATTTACATGCATGaattaatgtataatttttttaatgaagatgcCCAATCGTGATTTATAATTGCAAGGTTCTAGTGGGTCTTGCAATCATGTCTTGGCTTCTTAAGAGCTCAACTTTGCCCTGTTTATTTTAGAGTGGAGTAAAAGGCCCAATCCTGTTTATAGAATCACGGAGTCAGGACGGAAGCCAGGTCTAATTGGCACAAGAGAACTACAGAGTTTCCAATGCCAAAGAACAAGCACAATCATACTCTCAAACTAAAATACTATATATCCAAACCTAATTTTATTCACACAATAAAGAGAATTGGTACCTTAGAAATACATCCAATCATTTGTAACAAGGGGTATTATACATTTACATCCCTATTATTCACTGTCTTTCAATTAAAAAGAAGCCCAAGGAGTGGCAATTACAAACAAATCATTCCTTCTCCTATAGGTAAATCCCAAAGACTCGGACATATCAAGCTCTTCAAGCTTGATGTCATTAGGGAGTTTCCAATTGAAGTGAAATAGTAATTGAGAAAGAACAAGTTCAACAATTGCGAGAGCAAATGACATGCCAGGACACATCCTCCTACCACCTCCAAATGGAATGAATTCATAATTGGTCCCTTTAAAATCAATAGAAGAACCATGGAATCTCTCTGGCCAAAAGCAATCAGCATCAATCCAATATTCAGGATCTCTCCCTAAAGCCCATATATTTATGATTACTTTTGTGTTGCTTGGTATCTCATACCCATTAATTTCACATTTTTCTCTTGATTCTCTTGAAACCAAGGCACCAGGAGGATGTAGTCGTAGTGTTTCTTTCACAACTAATTTCAGGTAATCTAGTTTATGAACGTATGTCTCATCAAGATTCCTTCTCCCTTGTAGAACTTGTCGCACTTCGGCTTGTGCCTTCTCCATCACTCTAGGGTTTCTCAATAATTCTGACATTGCCCATTCTATTGTCGAAGCTGAAGTCTCATTTGCTGCTGAGAAGATGTCCTGAAAAGTAACTCTATTTGCAATCAGATAGTGTATGCATTTTTAATATTGAACAGAATAAGCTAGCTTGGTAATTACTTAGAGAATGTTTTCCATAGTATCTTACACATTTTTCTTCCAAATTCTTAAAGATGTTGATTTCTTTTTGTGCACATGAAATTAATATCAAGAGATAAATTGTTTATGACACACAAAATCCTCCATTGTATTTATTTCAAATAGTCTGCTCTAAAAACTATTTtctagtgtgtgtatatatatgtatgtgtatatatatcaaacaAAAGTAATTACAAAGCGCCAAAGGATGTTAGCCCATCTCATTCTTTTGGGTTGAAGAATTTCAAGGGAAATATATGAGATGTGAAGTGCTATTGCAAGCAGAAGTCATTTATCATCAACTTGAATTCGAATCCCACATACACAAAAAACCaatttatacacacacattaattatatatatatatatatatatataatttttggctGTCAAAGCTATGGGCCAAGCTATTAAGTAGAAGTGTAGTTGTATTGTCTAACAATTTCactttaaaatattgtaaataagcatataaactaaattaactaagggtctgtttggatagaacttattttgctgaaactgaaaactgaaaactgaaaacactgtagcaaaataatttttaaatgtgtgaatagtaccgtgggacccatttttaatgaaaaaattgataaaaaaatgaaatttgtgagtccgtgaacagtgcacggatgcactgttcacgtaAAACTGGTCAAATGTTGTGACTACTATTCATGTACAGTACATGAACAATAGCCGCTTGTGAGGGGGAAAAcgcgtggaaaaaaaaaaaaaaaaaaaggagaaaacgtaGAAACTGAAACGCAACACAGCAAATGCCAgcccaaacacacactaaaaagaaaaatcaaagaaaacaagaacccttatataatggtttttttttttttgcctaaagAATTTTTGTATAACGTTGCTCATTTaataattaagaagaaaaaataaataaataaattgatcgATCTTATTTGCATACCTCAGTAACAGCTTTAATGTGGTTACTTGTGACACGAAATTCAAGCTCACCCATCTCCTGAAGTTTGATAAGCACATCAACTAggtcatcatcatcgtcatcatcacCTGGTTCATGTTTATTGGTTGAAGTGGCACTTCTTTTCATCTTATGCTCGTTCACTATTTCATCAAGAATCCTATCtaactgtttttgtattttctccAAGGCAGACTTCATTCCAGTAAGGAAGCCAAGGAACTTTAGTGAAGGGAACAAATCAGGTAAGTCAAAGCCTCCACCTAGAGCAAACATTTCCTTGATTAATGATATGAATTCTTTTTCGTATTTGCACTTCTTCCCAATGGCTGCCCTGGAAGCTATACAATTTGTTGATGAGAAGATCTTCTCACTGAGATTGATTGGAACTCCCTCTGACAAGGAAATGGATTTAACAAGATTATTTACCTCTTCTTCTCTAATTCTGCTAAATGACTGGACTCGCTTGGCACTCAGGAGCTTTGAGACACAAATCTTTCGCATTTGTCTCCAATAATCACCATAGGGAGCAAAGACTATACCTGAATTATCATAGGACATAACTTCAACGGCAAGAATAATTGGCCGATTTGCCAAAGCAGTATCATGCGTCTTCAGTACTTCCTCAACTACTTTTGGAGATGAAATGATTATAGCCAAGACCTCACCCAGTTGTAGTTGCATAATAGGTCCATGTTTCTGGGCTAAGTCTCTTAAAGATCGATGTGGAAGGGAGAAAACTAGCTGGTGCAAATTCCCTATAAGAGGTAGTTTCCATGGCCCTGGTGGCAACTTTTGCCCTTGGCCTTTGGCTTTAGATCTCTTCCAGTAAATAACCAGTATAAACAAGAAGAACAACCAAGTAAAAAGGGGAAAGGGGAAAACTTGGAGCATTGGGGACGAGCACCGAAAATCTTATTCTAAGGCAAAGGTTTTGTATTCATGAATCAAAAAGATGCAAGGAACAATATATTGCACCTAGCTCGGTTGTTTGCATTTACGGAGGCTAAACACGCTAGTggttttaggcttttagctTTATAATTAACAGTAGGTGGATTCTTTATTTGAATATGTTTTGATCTAAATTATTGGTGCTAGAGGCCAAATTAAACATCTATTGTTTGCTACAGTGATAATAACCCAATGACgtgtctttatttatttatttatttatttttatggttaaaTAGAGATTCCGGTGTGAACTTATGATCACACACCACATAACAGTAATTAGTAATATTATGTATATTATCAAGACCTTAATAAGACTATTATCGTGGGCACAACACATTTATTGAAGTACTACTACTCAAACCACTTACTTTCTACCAAATTTCATATAAAGTGATACGAGAATTTCTTCCACCAAATTACACCCCACAATAGTAATAAAGTGTGTTTTTAGTGCTTTGTTTGTTAAAGGTTTTGTGTTACATTGATTGTATTGGACTGTACCCATAAAATGATAATCTCATCTAACTAAATAAGATCTCAATTATTAGCTAAGAAATTCTACAACTAACACCATGGCTTGTCTAATCTGTTACTAATACTAGGACCACAAttatttatacaatttttgtcacaactcaATACGTAGCTAGATGTAAGTGATGAAAATGTTAACTCACATAAAGACATTATTTTTTCTCCATCACTCATGATTCACTACATGGCAGTGGTAAAGTTTATGATCACACTAAGCATTTTTGGTTACCCATCTCAAAAGTCACTTGTTTCAGCGAAGACTTTTGCGCGTGTAGAGAATAGTTTATAACTGTGGCATAGTGGGCTACCATCTTAATTACAAGGCACTTTATTTCAACAAATTAAGACTTTTGCTCTCTTtcctccaaaataaaaaataaaaaaaataaataaaaaatttgctcTTGGTGTACATCAATCAAATAGGAAAATGGTTGGATGTGCCACCATGAGGGTTGGTCTGTCTGTCATTACATTGTGACAAAATCCCTTTTGTATTAGGTtgtattagctttttttttttttttttttttttttttttttttttttttggacagcGGCGGCTCTGACTAGCATGTGACAACTAAGACAGAGTAACCGGGTAGATAACCAGTTATCAAATTTTTCATCCTTCTACATCAGGTAGGTGCAGACATTTTTTAATTCTGAGATAAGAACAAGCATTTTACTTCTTCTGAGCTTGCCAAATTTGACTCTCAAACACCATCTGATTTCATATTTTTTGGaactcattcttttttcttcgtATGCAGTTTGGTGGTAGCATTCAATGGCTTGCCTAccctctttatttttcttgtctGTTATCTTAATTAGTAGAAGCTCTCGATATAAAGGCATGctattgccttttttttttttttttatcccttctgttttgggttgttgtggtttttttgttctttttgcgGCGGCGGCTCTAAACTAGCATGTGACAATTCAAGTACGGCTGCTAACAATTCAGGTAGATGACTCATTACCAAATTTTCCATCCTTCCAACCATTGATTGGCGGATGCAgacatttttgaattttgaaataagAACAaacctttttattcttttgaacTTGCCAAATTTTACTCTCAAACACTatttgttttcacattttttgtAATCTACAGTCTCTGTAACCCatagtttggatgattttgttatgaatgtttttcatatttgagGTTGAAATTCTTGAAGTTTTTTGGAGGCTTTAGGGCCTGATTCTGCTTGTGGTGTCTTCCAAAATATCTTGGTGTCTAGAAACGCCTTAAGAAGACTTCTATTTATATGAGTTTGGGGATGGGTGAGTGACAAGTGGCGGAGTCTAATTGGTGATACATATGACAGCCTAATTAGAGGAGCTTTAAGactttttgaatattttttatgcttttatttcAATACCACTTGGCAAATCTTTGTTGATTTCTGAATGTCGATAGTGGAAACTTGTAGCAATACGTGACGCTTTGTAATTGGCCGTACTTTATGAACTTGGTAGTATGATGTGTCAACTTGTGATAGGTTggaaattttctctctctatagaCATATTATGGCACAAGTGACCCATATCAATTGTAGGTCAATATACTTGTAGAACAAGCATATTAACCTTAGATTAGTCTATGATTAGTCTAGAATTAGTCAAGTATTCTCTAGTATATAAACCTTACATTaagttcattgtaacacaagtGTGCGTAGTATATTTTGTAGCCGTTAAGGGCTTTCTTATTGTGGACGTAGGCCGTTAAGCTAAACTACTAAACTTTTGTATGTACTCTTTCTTTCATGTTTCCACTCATCATTCAATCACTATACATAATCGCACAACAACTTTCTCAGATATCAAGAAAATCATGCAGGTAGGCCTTTGCTGTTTGAGCTACATTTTCACGACTCTTCAGAAAATTCAGACACCTCGCATTCATAATTGACAAGGGAAGAACGGACTGCACGTACATTTTCACGTAGACACCATTACATGCTGGGGTAGATCCAAAGTTAGATGCGTGTTCTTGGTATAGATCACTAT includes the following:
- the LOC115987332 gene encoding premnaspirodiene oxygenase-like, which codes for MLQVFPFPLFTWLFFLFILVIYWKRSKAKGQGQKLPPGPWKLPLIGNLHQLVFSLPHRSLRDLAQKHGPIMQLQLGEVLAIIISSPKVVEEVLKTHDTALANRPIILAVEVMSYDNSGIVFAPYGDYWRQMRKICVSKLLSAKRVQSFSRIREEEVNNLVKSISLSEGVPINLSEKIFSSTNCIASRAAIGKKCKYEKEFISLIKEMFALGGGFDLPDLFPSLKFLGFLTGMKSALEKIQKQLDRILDEIVNEHKMKRSATSTNKHEPGDDDDDDDLVDVLIKLQEMGELEFRVTSNHIKAVTEDIFSAANETSASTIEWAMSELLRNPRVMEKAQAEVRQVLQGRRNLDETYVHKLDYLKLVVKETLRLHPPGALVSRESREKCEINGYEIPSNTKVIINIWALGRDPEYWIDADCFWPERFHGSSIDFKGTNYEFIPFGGGRRMCPGMSFALAIVELVLSQLLFHFNWKLPNDIKLEELDMSESLGFTYRRRNDLFVIATPWASF